One Natator depressus isolate rNatDep1 chromosome 26, rNatDep2.hap1, whole genome shotgun sequence genomic window, ACAAGGTTTGATCAACCAGTGTTTCCCCTGACGCAACATTTGTTAATAGAGATTGAGAGAGAGGGGTGAGAGATATGGGTGGGGGGGATTTGAATTCTGCTTTGTACACTTTGTACACTTGGTGGCACTTTGTGGATGGACACTTTGTCCTAGTGTTTGTGTCCAATTTGCACATATtaacaggggaatgaaaagcatttaaaatagaaatgtgaTTGCAAAAATCCTCAAAAACTGGGGCAGATGTAGCATCTGAAACTGCTCTTAACTTTGGCTAGATTTTGCATGGgcattgtccctttaaaataTGATGTGGGAATTGGTTACTTCAGActgcttttttcccctgtgaTTGTGAAGATAACCTGAGGTGCCTTTGTGCCttcttggggcaggagggaggataTTTTTGCTGGAGCATCTCTGTCTGGAACTGGTTTCCTCTGGCAGCCACTTAGCCTGTTAGCCTTAAAGCTTGCTGGATGGCTCACCGCTTCAGCCAAATCTTTGTCTAGTGTAAGgccttttcccctctctcttcctgctTTCACTTCATTAGATGATGCTTGTGTTTGTGCCATGGCATGTGACAAACTAGAAATTGCTCATTGACCGCTTAACACACCAAAAGCTGATCAAGGATGTGGAGCGAGCGTTGCTGGGACTGCATGTTAGTGCTTGTACCTTGTGCTTTCCAGAGCCAACAGTGAGCTGGAGCTGACAAGATTCCTACCCTACCAGCACTGGAGACTGGAATTATGTCAGTTTCCGCACACAGTTGCCTCTCAAGTGAAGGTCCAGTTGGAAGAACAAAGGATGAACTGATTCAAACACACAGAAGCCAATCAAATCAATGCTGCTTTGGCTTCTGGTGGATCATTCACTTACACCTTAGGAGGGAGCTGAGGTTTCAGCTATGACAGTTCTTAATTCTGGTGGAAATGGGTCCTCAGTGTCTTTTATATTTTCACTTCTACAGGAAACATCTTTAGATGGAAAGCCATCTCAAGGTAGGAAGCAGGAAGGTAGAGTTATCCTTTGGTCTAGTCAACAAGTGTTAAGCCTGTCACTGAATTTCCGTTACCGAACTATGAACCCAGAGCTCAACTTTTTGTAACTTTCACGTGAGCCGACAATTGGATCTGACCAGAATCAGAGCTGCTATGACCTCTATGACTGTTTGCATTCGGGTGGAAACCGTTTAGTCTTCTACACAGTTTCATTGTGTCATTCAAAGATGTTAAAGTTTATAAGTtgcactgcaatataaataattttttaCAGTCCTGTACTCAGTGTTGTATTTATATAATTCCTTTGGATCTTATTTCTTTTAGACTCTCTCCAGTggagcagcctttcaggtattaGTAGATAGAATTACTGTACGCTAAAAGCATGGACGCCTTCTAAACAGGCATTTAACCTGGACTTTCCTTAGCGTTTATCCTGCCAATGTGCAGTAACTGAGACACAAACATTGGGAAATACACAGTGATTGGATGTCTTCTCCTTCGGCCTCCCCCTGACATTGTAAAGCTGCCAATACATGATTTTTCTCATGGCTTGttgttaaaaatgcattttttgctcTTACGTTGAGGGTTGTTTGATCATTTTTTTCTGTCTGAACTCAGTTCTGAGCTGAATCTGTTGGAACTTCTGCGTCATAAAAGAGCGTGCGTGTCTTGTTCCTTTTACTGCAAAATATTGTTGGAAACCTAGTTACTATCTCGATATGCCCAGATTTTTCTCATCAATGCTTTGTTGTCTTTTTGCTGACAAGACTTGTACATGTGCAGGCTTCCTGTGATGTTTTTTGACtgatggggcctgattctcatttacactgctcCAACAGTGCAAAGGCATTGACAtatgtaaatataatttacaCCTACCTAAATAGAGGCTTTGATGTAAATGTCCAAAGCTTGAATGTTAATTTTCCAAAATAGCGGTGGAAAGATGTTGGGAAAGAGATCTGTATAGTATGTACTGTCCATTTCTTATTATGCTTCTTTAAAGTGGCATTTTACAGTTTTATACGTGACCGTCCACTTGCTAGCCCAATACTGTGAAACACTGTAGTTACTTGTCATAAGTTTAGGGAAATACGGCACTCTCTCAGATACCATGCAGTAACACTCTAAGtactcagatttttaaaggtgacaGCTATACTTTGAGACTTGCATGTTTATGAGCATTGTAGAAATCATGGTTTAACTGGGgtctgtcatagaatatcagggttggaagggaccgcaggaggtcatctagtccaaccccctgctcaaagcaggaccaatccccaattttttgccccagatccctaaatggccccctcaaggattgaactcacaaccctgggtttagcaggccaatgctcaaaccactgagctatccctccccccgttaTAATAGAGGATCTGAGAGAtctccacacctgagccattcttcttagatgacaaatctgagactcatagactattagggttggaagggacctcaggaggtcatctagtccaaccccctgctcaaagcaggaccaaaccccaatttttgcccaagatccctaaatggccccctcagggattgaactcgcaaccctgggtttagccagccaatgctcagaccactgagctatccctcccccctgtcgAACATCAATACTGGTGTATTCAAGtcgttttttattttaaaaggttttttttaaaaagtgaacactCAAAACttggatgatttttttcttttgaagaaatCCATAAGGTCAAATCAGTAAGGCACCCACTACTCCCATTGAAGCTTATGGGAGGTGAGGATATTCAGCACCTCTAACTCAGAACCCAGGTGAACACTTCAAAACAGCAGCAAGAAACAGCTTTTCTAAACTATGTTTTTAATTTCATTCCTCCAAATTTGAGATTTGGTTtggatttgttttggtttttttccccataccCACACATACCCCTTTACAAGGAGCAAAATCTCCTCTTGTGATTTAGCGTAAAATATTGCAGAGCAGGTTTAAGTGAATGtgcttttaaatttaaactgCAGCTAATTTAACAGGTCAGATATAGCAGAAGTAACAAGGTCCGTTTCCACTAGGTATCATAGATCAGGTCTGTTCTTTCTTCTTCATCGGTTGGCATTTCTCAGCCATAGGAATGAAGTGCATGTTAAGAGAAAATAGCCTTTTTAGCAAATTGACTTTTACTTCTATTGCTTCTGTAATTTAAGTgggtttttaatatttatatacatTCAGTGCATTCAGTCTGCAGCGATCTAAAACGGATTGTGTGTTGATAATGATTTCACAAGTCAAGCGTTGAATAACGCCCTCGGATGCAGACAGTAATGGGAGCCCCGTAGATGCAACCAGAGGCAGACCATGACCCTAGACCTCATGCAAGACCTTCTCTCTGGGTTAGAAATACAGTTGCACCCACTGAAAAATCAACATGTGCTGATTGCTGTCACAGTTTTCTCCTGTTCTGTGTACAAAGAAATGCTGAAGTATCTTATATCATTGTATGGTAACTGTAAGTAAATGCAGATTTGTTAATGGGGAGGTTATTTAAAGTCAAATATAAATGAGGCTGAGCAGACCTCCCCCTACCATCTGGTTGCAATATTGTGCATAGGAAACACTTTTATACATCAGGTTGTTCTTTAAATCAAATAATtatcttttacagactaatcacCATGGGGAGGTACCAGATAACCTGCTGGGTAGTCATCCTTTTTGTTGTGATGTGGAGCGACGTTTCCCTTTCCAAAAAAGGAAAGGGTAAAGGTGGAGGCGGTGGGAACACAGGAGGCAACCGCTATCCCAGCAACCCTGGCTACCCCCAAAATCCTAGCTATCCCAGAAACCCTAGCTACCCCCATAATCCCGGCTATCCCCCCAATCCCGGCTATCCCAGAAACCCTAGCTACCCCCATAATCCCGGCTACCCTCCCAATCCTGCCTATCCTCCTAATCCCGCCTACCCCCCCAATCCCGGCTATCCCAGGAACCCTAGCTACCCCCACAATCCCGGCTACCCCAGCAACCCTGGTGGTGGTGGGCAGCACTACAACCCGGCTGGTGGTGGAACAAGCTTCAAAAACCAGAAGCCCTGGAAGCCCGATAAATCCAAAACCAACATGAAAGCTGTGGCAGGAGCGGCAGCGGCCGGCGTCGTGGTGGGCGGCCTGGGCGGCTACGCCCTGGGAAGTGCAATGTCAGGAATGCACTTGAATTTCGACCATCCTGACGAGCGCCAGTGGTGGAATGAAAACTCCAATCGCTATCCCAACAGAGTGTACTATAAACAGTACGATGACCGCTCCGTTCCAGAGGGAAGGTTTGTGCGGGACTGTGTGAATATCACCGTGACCCAATACAACATTGATCCCAATGAAAATCAAAATGTGACCCAGGTAGAAGTTAAAGTCATGACGCACGTGATACAGGAGATGTGCATACAGCAATATCAGCAGTACCAGCTGGCTTCTGGCGTCAGTCTACTCCTCTCTGACCCATCGCTCATGCTGATCATCATGCTTGTCATTTTTTTTGTAATGCATTAAGAAAGCAGTCTCAGCCTGAACCGTGCTGCTGATCTGTGCAAACGTTCAGCGGGAATAATAGATATAAAACAGCCTTTCCGTGGGGATGTCTCATTCTTGCTTGTGTGTGTCTGAGGTGAAGTATCTTAAGATCTGTAATAGGTATCAATAATGTACCGTAGAGACACAGGCTGACAGTGTATAGCTGTCTCTTCAAAGCTATCTCTGATTATACACCTACTGTTCAGAATTAAGATTAGGGACAGACTTCAAATGGAAATGAAAGTCAGTCTGTTAGCTCCACATTTGTTCTGGTGCAATAGACCTTAGAAGCCAATACAAATCAGTTAATACTGACATACGGTGACCTTGTGATCACACAAGGAAGTGGCCTTCACCAAAATGCCCTCTTCCTCAAATTCATTCTTTAAACTCTGGTACGGATAGGAGCCATCTGATCCCATTCATCTTCCCTCCTCCAAACTAGACCACTTTTGAGAGCTGTTTTTCTGTTTCAGTACACCACTGGACTTCTTCCTCTCCAGCTCGCCTAATTCAAGACTTCAGACTGTTGTCTGGCTTCACAAGCCCTCTTGGGTCATCTAGGGACTGAGCAAGATGCAAAGGCAGAATACTTATGAAAATCCTCTTTACAGATAATTGATGTCTTAGCTAATGGCACTAAATAGTACCAAATGGCACCAATCCCCGACTTGGGGATACCACATTTTTGGGGACGTCCACAGTCCAAGTTCAAATTACAAGTTAATTTTGTGACCTGGAGTACATACCGAGTATTTCAGACAGTTTTTCCTGCCTCTCCGTGGCTTGTGACGTGAGACCCTTCCATTGCTAGGCTGTATTTTGTACCATTAGATCACCTTCTTGTACTTAAGAGTATCCTCTCTAAGTACGTGTGTACATAGCGTCATTCCATCCACATAACAATTTGCCCATTGCAAACGTTCCAGCAGCAACTAAAGAATAGACCAGCTTTGGAGGCCAAGAGTGAGCCTAAGATGGCAGCCTGCCATATGCCAAGGTTTCAAGGAGCAGGCCTAGATTTGTTAAGTTTGGGCAGAGTGTCCTTTTAGTTGTACAGTAATTGGCTTT contains:
- the PRNP gene encoding major prion protein homolog gives rise to the protein MGRYQITCWVVILFVVMWSDVSLSKKGKGKGGGGGNTGGNRYPSNPGYPQNPSYPRNPSYPHNPGYPPNPGYPRNPSYPHNPGYPPNPAYPPNPAYPPNPGYPRNPSYPHNPGYPSNPGGGGQHYNPAGGGTSFKNQKPWKPDKSKTNMKAVAGAAAAGVVVGGLGGYALGSAMSGMHLNFDHPDERQWWNENSNRYPNRVYYKQYDDRSVPEGRFVRDCVNITVTQYNIDPNENQNVTQVEVKVMTHVIQEMCIQQYQQYQLASGVSLLLSDPSLMLIIMLVIFFVMH